Proteins found in one Acidobacteriota bacterium genomic segment:
- a CDS encoding polyprenyl synthetase family protein: MPPSALSKLLGEVRVGVDARLPDLLAAPEGEPDPLDPLPPAVREGLLSPGKRVRPALVVLAGDLFGAPRAKLVDAGAAIEMIHAASLVLDDLPSMDDATTRRGRPALHRSHGESIAILAAVTLLVRAFGTLAEAGLHPRRGAGLPPGTALDLVSRLADASGLLGLASGQALDLKTGASDATFDRLETIHARKTGALFVASAEFGAVVGGAREKELAALRSYARNVGLAFQIVDDLLEAEGDAAETGKSARRAPAPTFVRHVGAKGARTLVAELTEHALDSLKPFGKKADLLREFAVMLRDRKR; this comes from the coding sequence GTGCCCCCTTCGGCCCTCTCGAAGCTGCTCGGTGAGGTGCGCGTCGGCGTCGACGCGCGCCTTCCGGACCTTCTCGCGGCGCCGGAGGGTGAGCCGGACCCCCTCGACCCCCTGCCGCCGGCCGTTCGCGAAGGCCTGCTTTCGCCGGGCAAGCGCGTCCGGCCGGCGCTCGTCGTGCTCGCGGGCGACCTCTTCGGCGCGCCGCGCGCCAAGCTCGTCGACGCGGGCGCCGCGATCGAGATGATCCACGCGGCGTCGCTCGTGCTCGACGACCTCCCGTCGATGGACGACGCGACGACCCGCCGGGGCCGCCCGGCGCTCCACCGTTCGCACGGGGAGAGCATCGCGATCCTCGCCGCGGTCACGCTCCTCGTGCGCGCATTCGGGACGCTCGCCGAGGCGGGCCTCCACCCGCGCCGCGGCGCCGGACTGCCGCCCGGAACCGCGCTCGACCTCGTCTCGCGCCTCGCGGACGCGTCGGGTCTTCTCGGCCTCGCGTCGGGCCAGGCGCTGGACCTGAAGACGGGCGCCTCCGACGCGACGTTCGACCGCCTCGAGACGATTCACGCCCGCAAGACGGGTGCGCTCTTCGTCGCCTCGGCCGAGTTCGGCGCCGTCGTGGGCGGCGCGCGCGAGAAAGAGCTCGCGGCGCTGCGCTCGTATGCGCGCAACGTCGGCCTCGCGTTCCAGATCGTCGACGATCTCCTGGAGGCTGAGGGCGACGCCGCCGAGACCGGCAAGTCCGCCCGCCGCGCCCCGGCGCCCACGTTCGTGCGCCACGTCGGCGCGAAGGGCGCGCGCACGCTCGTCGCCGAGCTCACGGAGCACGCCCTCGACTCCCTGAAGCCCTTCGGGAAGAAGGCGGACCTCCTGCGCGAGTTCGCCGTGATGCTGAGAGACCGCAAGCGCTAA
- a CDS encoding STAS domain-containing protein has translation MKTSVTTRDVGDVKIIELHGKITIGAGDLQMREAIHAAVNGGAMKILVDMKDVTTIDSSGVGELVGCYTTATHKGAKLKLQSLPPKISDVLTVTQLITVFDVYPNEKDALASFA, from the coding sequence ATGAAAACTTCGGTGACCACCCGGGACGTCGGCGACGTCAAGATCATCGAGCTGCACGGGAAGATCACGATCGGCGCGGGCGACCTCCAGATGCGCGAGGCGATCCACGCGGCGGTGAACGGCGGGGCGATGAAGATCCTCGTCGACATGAAGGACGTCACGACGATCGACTCGTCGGGCGTCGGCGAGCTCGTGGGCTGCTACACGACGGCGACGCACAAGGGCGCGAAGCTGAAGCTGCAGAGCCTTCCGCCGAAGATCAGCGACGTCCTCACGGTGACGCAGCTCATCACCGTCTTCGACGTCTACCCGAACGAGAAGGACGCGCTGGCGAGTTTCGCCTGA
- a CDS encoding ATP-binding protein codes for MSNPPPGPIVLWLSSRYENLELAQAVLEHVCKARGVGTDAEHWMGVALREALANAIKHGNQQDPAKRVYLSLAGGAETIEIVVGDEGQGFESTAVADPLAPENQMKTSGRGIFYMKTFMDEVTFSRGENGGTILSMKKKLDSETKKGVHTP; via the coding sequence ATGAGCAATCCGCCGCCGGGCCCCATCGTCCTCTGGCTCTCGAGCCGCTACGAGAATCTCGAGCTGGCGCAAGCCGTGCTCGAGCACGTCTGCAAGGCGCGCGGCGTGGGGACGGACGCGGAGCACTGGATGGGGGTCGCGCTTCGGGAGGCGCTCGCGAACGCGATCAAGCACGGCAACCAGCAGGACCCGGCCAAGCGCGTCTACCTGTCGCTCGCCGGCGGCGCCGAGACGATCGAGATCGTCGTCGGGGACGAGGGACAGGGCTTCGAGTCGACGGCGGTGGCCGACCCCCTCGCGCCGGAAAACCAGATGAAGACCTCGGGCCGCGGTATCTTTTACATGAAGACGTTCATGGACGAGGTGACGTTCTCGCGCGGCGAGAACGGCGGGACGATCCTCTCCATGAAGAAGAAACTGGATTCCGAAACGAAGAAGGGAGTGCACACACCATGA
- a CDS encoding CPBP family intramembrane metalloprotease, with translation MTPFARNLLFGAGIPLLVGIVWMADRKGAFRRDAFPSPWRKRAALGLLFLLLVATTLLPAAAGGRQPDVSTLKITQVFLVQGILAVFLASWWLLAGRPPLRTFLALESKRPGPEAAAGVALGLIGWTLTIVVAVVAAVLLSLFDVHQQRAIPPLVGWLAGRPGIERLLIVISAMTLEEFHFRAFLQRRLGAVPASILFLLAHAGYGEPFFFVGLLAITSVLAIAFARTGSVVAPMLAHGTFDAVQLFIFLPAALKFLQGG, from the coding sequence GTGACTCCCTTCGCACGCAACCTCCTCTTCGGGGCGGGAATTCCGCTCCTCGTCGGCATCGTGTGGATGGCCGACCGGAAGGGCGCGTTCCGGCGCGACGCGTTCCCGTCGCCGTGGAGGAAGCGCGCGGCGCTCGGACTGCTGTTCCTTCTCCTCGTCGCGACGACGCTCCTCCCGGCGGCCGCCGGCGGCCGCCAGCCCGACGTCTCGACGCTGAAGATCACGCAGGTTTTCCTCGTGCAGGGAATCCTCGCGGTCTTTCTCGCGTCATGGTGGCTCCTCGCGGGCCGCCCGCCCCTGAGGACGTTTCTCGCGCTCGAGTCGAAGCGGCCGGGCCCGGAGGCCGCGGCCGGCGTCGCCCTCGGCCTGATCGGCTGGACGCTGACGATCGTGGTGGCCGTCGTGGCGGCCGTCCTGCTGAGCCTCTTCGACGTCCACCAGCAGCGCGCGATCCCGCCGCTCGTCGGCTGGCTCGCGGGCCGCCCGGGCATCGAGCGGCTGCTGATCGTGATCTCGGCGATGACGCTCGAGGAGTTCCACTTCCGGGCGTTTCTCCAGCGCCGGCTCGGGGCGGTCCCGGCCTCGATCCTCTTCCTCCTCGCCCACGCGGGCTACGGGGAGCCGTTCTTCTTCGTCGGGCTGCTCGCGATCACGTCCGTCCTCGCGATCGCGTTCGCGCGGACGGGGAGCGTCGTCGCCCCGATGCTCGCGCACGGGACGTTCGACGCCGTGCAGCTCTTCATTTTTCTGCCGGCGGCCCTGAAGTTCCTGCAGGGGGGCTGA
- a CDS encoding EAL domain-containing protein, whose translation MKPTRPRGPLRIVARETPVEAAAAPEIEKLRLESLLHDPVTGLTLHPFADLKGERVANLGVVYVQLGRFAGVESLYGWELYDRILRVTAASLREDLAASPFAPGFLSMSFNGSDGVFVLFDLARRTPNRKGGTLESEAARLRVGVVRRMKQALGRSSVDLMHVHATALAVPDDPRVRPARNLMRALAEASRLADARESGEKKGFVERLKAILSGKKLRAVFQPIVAVKTGDVLGYEALIRGPQDHELEMPDDLFAVAREGDLLLELESLCVETVFSSLPRVALTKRLFVNASSRLLTHSVFLDDRNLAEMTRAHGDVVLELSEKEVVFNYPAFREVVARLRAAGFGFAIDDAGSGYSGLESIVQLRPEYVKVAHTLVSGLHVDRIKREIVGSLAALARRIDAELIAEGIEDPAELASLEELGVEWGQGFLFGRPAARPVVLKPGGPKA comes from the coding sequence ATGAAACCCACACGCCCGCGGGGGCCCCTGAGGATCGTGGCGCGCGAGACGCCGGTAGAGGCCGCCGCCGCGCCCGAGATCGAGAAACTGCGGCTCGAGTCGCTTCTCCACGACCCCGTGACGGGGCTCACGCTGCACCCCTTCGCGGACCTCAAGGGCGAGCGCGTTGCGAACCTCGGCGTCGTCTACGTGCAGCTCGGGCGCTTCGCTGGCGTCGAGAGCCTCTACGGCTGGGAGCTCTACGACCGCATCCTCCGCGTCACGGCCGCGAGCCTCCGCGAGGACCTCGCGGCCTCGCCGTTCGCGCCGGGTTTCCTCTCGATGTCGTTCAACGGCTCCGACGGCGTCTTCGTGCTCTTCGACCTCGCGCGCCGTACGCCGAACCGCAAGGGCGGGACGCTCGAGAGCGAGGCCGCGCGCCTGCGCGTCGGCGTCGTGCGGCGGATGAAGCAGGCGCTCGGCCGCTCGTCCGTCGATCTCATGCACGTCCACGCGACCGCGCTCGCGGTGCCCGACGACCCGCGCGTCAGGCCGGCGCGCAACCTCATGCGCGCGCTCGCGGAGGCCTCGCGGCTCGCGGACGCCCGCGAGAGCGGCGAGAAGAAGGGGTTCGTCGAGCGCCTCAAGGCGATCCTCTCCGGCAAGAAGCTTCGCGCCGTCTTCCAGCCGATCGTGGCCGTGAAGACGGGCGATGTGCTCGGGTACGAGGCGCTCATCCGCGGCCCGCAGGACCACGAGCTCGAGATGCCGGACGACCTCTTCGCGGTGGCGCGGGAGGGCGACCTCCTCCTCGAGCTCGAGAGCCTCTGCGTCGAGACCGTCTTCTCGTCGCTTCCGCGCGTCGCGCTCACCAAGCGTCTCTTCGTGAACGCGTCCTCGCGCCTCCTGACGCACTCGGTCTTTCTCGACGACCGCAACCTCGCGGAGATGACGCGCGCGCACGGCGACGTCGTTCTCGAGCTGTCCGAGAAGGAGGTCGTCTTCAACTACCCGGCGTTCCGCGAGGTCGTCGCGCGCCTCAGGGCCGCCGGCTTCGGCTTCGCGATCGACGACGCGGGTTCCGGCTATTCCGGGCTCGAATCGATCGTCCAGCTGCGCCCGGAGTACGTGAAGGTCGCGCACACGCTCGTGTCGGGCCTCCACGTCGACCGCATCAAGCGAGAGATCGTGGGCTCGCTCGCGGCGCTCGCCCGGCGCATCGACGCCGAGCTGATCGCCGAGGGCATCGAGGACCCCGCCGAGCTTGCGAGCCTCGAGGAGCTGGGCGTCGAGTGGGGGCAGGGCTTCCTGTTCGGCCGCCCCGCCGCGCGCCCCGTCGTCCTCAAGCCGGGCGGCCCGAAAGCCTGA
- a CDS encoding response regulator transcription factor, whose amino-acid sequence MTTRVFVLDDDPAMVEAVMAVLVHDGFEVDGTSDSAAFLRTVLRTPPDLVVLDVNMPGLTGWEICDILRRQPVTAELPVLFLTGRGEVADRITAMQVGGTDHLTKPFRAEDLRARARALTGRAAAKGVR is encoded by the coding sequence GTGACGACCCGCGTCTTCGTCCTCGACGACGACCCCGCGATGGTCGAGGCCGTGATGGCCGTCCTCGTGCACGACGGGTTCGAGGTCGACGGCACGAGCGACTCCGCGGCATTCCTGAGGACGGTGCTCCGCACGCCGCCCGACCTCGTCGTCCTCGACGTGAACATGCCCGGCCTCACGGGCTGGGAGATCTGCGACATCCTGCGGCGCCAGCCGGTCACGGCGGAGCTGCCCGTCCTGTTCCTGACGGGGCGCGGCGAGGTCGCCGACCGCATCACGGCGATGCAGGTCGGCGGCACGGACCACCTCACGAAACCGTTCCGGGCGGAGGACCTGAGGGCGCGCGCGCGCGCCCTGACGGGACGCGCCGCCGCGAAGGGAGTGCGATGA
- a CDS encoding GGDEF domain-containing protein: MSAERAEEALASRVARLARLGRSRVFSEERFERELGAACEGIARAEMLRLLLVEWTGVTIPAEDVPRVWARVTAGFRRLAAAAGKGLSLQTALLHEFHTRLGLVKEPRIVSDHEIAALRVNAITDPLTGLYNRRFLLDHLEREVSRAERAGGVVSVLMMDLAGFKSINDRLGHPVGDGILVRTAKAIRESLRVVDAGCRYGGDEFVAVLPNSDVVHSLAVAERIRHRVAAIRLPLRLGMKVGLNYGVATFPTDGRLLDFLLKMSDIRLYASKRQNGKPFEHTRRYPRFAVPGLTLKVGPPKAKRPLHAEVQDISFGGMSFLTGAVKTPDRLEGEILQRFSGEPHAIAMRKVSSVALPDGRVRVGCAYVH, translated from the coding sequence GTGAGCGCCGAGCGCGCCGAAGAGGCTCTCGCCTCGCGGGTCGCGCGGCTCGCGCGTCTGGGCCGCTCGCGCGTCTTCTCCGAGGAGCGATTCGAGCGCGAGCTCGGTGCCGCGTGCGAGGGCATTGCGAGGGCGGAGATGCTCCGGCTGCTCCTCGTCGAGTGGACGGGCGTGACGATCCCGGCCGAGGACGTTCCGCGCGTCTGGGCGCGCGTCACCGCGGGGTTCCGGCGCCTCGCGGCAGCCGCGGGCAAGGGCCTGTCGCTCCAGACCGCGCTCCTGCACGAGTTCCACACGCGCCTCGGGCTCGTCAAGGAGCCGCGCATCGTCTCGGACCACGAGATCGCCGCGCTGCGCGTGAACGCGATCACGGACCCGCTGACCGGCCTCTACAACCGCCGGTTCCTCCTCGACCACCTCGAGCGCGAGGTCTCGCGCGCCGAGCGCGCGGGCGGCGTCGTCTCGGTCCTCATGATGGATCTCGCGGGCTTCAAGTCGATCAACGACCGCCTCGGCCACCCGGTCGGCGACGGGATCCTCGTCCGCACCGCGAAGGCGATCCGCGAGTCGCTGCGCGTCGTGGACGCCGGCTGCCGGTACGGCGGGGACGAGTTCGTGGCCGTCCTCCCGAACAGCGACGTCGTCCACAGCCTCGCGGTCGCCGAGCGCATCCGCCACCGCGTCGCGGCCATCCGCCTTCCGCTGCGCCTCGGGATGAAGGTCGGCCTCAACTACGGCGTCGCGACGTTCCCGACGGACGGGCGCCTTCTCGATTTCCTCCTCAAGATGAGCGACATCCGGCTCTATGCCTCGAAACGGCAGAACGGAAAGCCCTTCGAGCACACGCGCCGATACCCGCGCTTCGCGGTCCCGGGCCTCACGCTGAAGGTGGGTCCCCCGAAGGCCAAGCGGCCGCTCCACGCCGAGGTGCAGGACATCTCCTTCGGCGGAATGTCGTTCCTGACGGGCGCCGTGAAGACGCCGGACCGCCTCGAAGGCGAGATCCTCCAGCGCTTCTCGGGCGAGCCGCACGCGATCGCGATGCGGAAGGTGAGCTCCGTCGCGTTGCCGGACGGCCGCGTCCGGGTGGGTTGCGCGTATGTGCACTGA
- a CDS encoding MerR family transcriptional regulator, with the protein MKFNRRILQASFSTAEVARLTGLTARQLDWWDRRGFLRPSVTAASGYGTRRRYSFTDVVKLRLASRLRAAGFGLPQVRRVVETLKRLDPAAGGLATARLLVADRRVVWARTDSELVDLLHGGQLMLVFPVGEAVADVARAAEDLGRAETRGLLGGVRGRRP; encoded by the coding sequence GTGAAATTCAATCGCCGTATCCTCCAGGCCTCTTTTTCGACCGCCGAGGTCGCAAGGTTGACGGGGCTCACAGCCCGGCAGCTGGACTGGTGGGATCGTCGCGGGTTCCTGCGGCCGTCCGTGACGGCCGCATCCGGCTACGGCACGCGGCGGCGTTACTCGTTCACGGACGTCGTGAAGCTGCGCCTCGCCTCGCGCCTGCGCGCGGCCGGCTTCGGCCTGCCCCAGGTGCGGCGCGTCGTCGAGACCCTCAAGCGCCTCGATCCCGCCGCCGGCGGCCTCGCGACGGCTCGCCTCCTCGTCGCGGACCGCCGCGTCGTGTGGGCGCGGACGGACAGCGAGCTCGTCGACCTCCTCCACGGCGGGCAGCTCATGCTCGTCTTCCCGGTCGGCGAGGCGGTCGCCGACGTCGCGCGCGCCGCGGAAGACCTCGGCCGCGCCGAGACGCGCGGCCTGCTCGGCGGCGTCCGGGGCCGGCGGCCGTGA
- a CDS encoding aspartate--ammonia ligase — protein MKHKTEVLEKKTIALDKKADLAGPGIGNYADLEKVLPNDYTPLLDPKETQRAITAVKRYIEDGLCRELGLMRVEVPLIVDAESGVNDYLDRDGSRGPVTFHISNDNGKNPIEGQVVQAATKWKRVALKQFGMRPGEGLVTDMRAVRKDYFLDHDHSAYVDQWDWEKVITPEQRSLDFLTATVEGIWRVIKGAEDFALETFPSLKKRKLPTLPDKLVFLHAEDILDMYPDLPRKQRETAILQEHPAVFIYGIGWTLKDGYPHEMRAADYDDWVTPTHAKDGRTMHGLNGDILVWNPITKRRHELSSMGVRVNAETLKKQLALTHQEHFLKFPYHQGIVNGTLPLSIGGGIGQSRVLMLLLRKAHLGEVSVTVWPKVMKEMCAKKNIHVIE, from the coding sequence ATGAAGCACAAGACCGAAGTCCTCGAGAAGAAGACCATCGCCCTCGACAAGAAAGCCGACCTGGCGGGCCCGGGAATCGGGAACTACGCCGATCTCGAGAAGGTCCTGCCGAACGATTACACCCCGCTGCTCGACCCGAAGGAGACGCAGCGCGCGATCACGGCCGTGAAAAGGTACATCGAGGACGGCCTCTGCCGCGAGCTCGGCCTCATGCGCGTCGAGGTCCCGCTCATCGTCGACGCCGAGAGCGGCGTGAACGATTACCTCGACCGCGACGGCTCGCGCGGCCCCGTCACGTTCCACATCTCGAACGACAACGGCAAGAACCCGATCGAGGGACAGGTCGTCCAGGCGGCCACGAAGTGGAAACGGGTCGCGCTGAAACAGTTCGGGATGAGGCCCGGCGAGGGCCTCGTGACCGACATGCGCGCCGTCCGCAAGGACTACTTCCTCGACCACGACCACAGCGCCTACGTCGACCAGTGGGACTGGGAGAAGGTCATCACGCCCGAGCAGCGAAGCCTCGACTTCCTGACGGCGACCGTCGAGGGGATCTGGCGCGTGATCAAGGGCGCGGAGGACTTCGCGCTCGAGACGTTCCCGAGCCTCAAGAAGAGAAAACTCCCGACGCTGCCCGACAAGCTCGTGTTCCTCCACGCCGAGGACATCCTCGACATGTACCCGGACCTCCCCCGCAAGCAGCGCGAGACGGCGATCCTGCAGGAGCACCCGGCCGTCTTCATCTACGGAATCGGCTGGACGCTGAAGGACGGCTACCCGCACGAGATGCGCGCCGCCGACTACGACGACTGGGTCACCCCGACGCACGCGAAGGACGGCCGGACGATGCACGGCCTGAACGGCGACATCCTCGTCTGGAACCCGATCACGAAGAGGCGCCACGAGCTCTCGTCGATGGGCGTTCGCGTGAACGCCGAGACGCTCAAGAAACAGCTCGCCCTCACGCACCAGGAGCACTTCCTGAAGTTCCCGTACCACCAGGGCATCGTGAACGGCACGCTGCCGCTCTCGATCGGCGGCGGCATCGGCCAGTCGCGCGTCCTGATGCTCCTCCTGCGCAAGGCGCACCTCGGGGAGGTCAGCGTGACCGTGTGGCCGAAGGTCATGAAGGAGATGTGCGCGAAGAAGAACATCCACGTCATCGAGTAG